The following coding sequences are from one Manis pentadactyla isolate mManPen7 chromosome 13, mManPen7.hap1, whole genome shotgun sequence window:
- the TICAM2 gene encoding TIR domain-containing adapter molecule 2, with translation MGVGKSKTDPCPLTLSWGKSSSVETSQRPESDAKKPEELSLCGVAEHSNPAEPPAGAPGRAGAEAVEEIPEEEAEEDVFLKFVILHAEDDINEALRVQDLLQNDFGIKPGMIFAEMPCGRQHLQNLDDAVNGSAWTILLLTENFLRDTWCKFQFYTSLMNSVNRQHKYNSVIPMRPLNKPLPRERTPFALRTINALEEESRGFPTQVERIFQESVYKIQQAIWKETRNMVQRQFAA, from the coding sequence ATGGGTGTCGGGAAATCTAAAACAGATCCATGCCCTCTTACTCTCTCTTGGGGTAAAAGCTCCAGTGTGGAGACAAGTCAAAGACCTGAGTCAGATGCCAAGAAACCGGAAGAGCTCTCCCTGTGTGGTGTCGCTGAGCATAGCAACCCGGCAGAGCCACCAGCCGGAGCACCGGGGAGAGCCGGGGCCGAGGCAGTCGAGGAGATACCTGAGGAGGAAGCGGAAGAGGATGTGTTCCTCAAGTTTGTGATACTGCACGCAGAAGATGACATCAACGAAGCCCTCCGAGTCCAGGATCTGCTACAAAACGACTTTGGCATCAAACCTGGAATGATCTTTGCAGAGATGCCATGTGGCAGACAGCATCTACAGAACTTAGACGATGCCGTCAATGGGTCTGCCTGGACCATCTTATTATTGACTGAAAACTTTTTAAGAGATACCTGGTGTAAGTTCCAGTTCTATACATCCCTAATGAACTCCGTCAACAGGCAGCACAAATACAACTCGGTCATACCCATGCGGCCCCTGAACAAGCCTCTGCCCCGGGAGAGGACTCCCTTTGCTCTGCGGACCATCAATGCCCTAGAGGAAGAAAGTCGCGGCTTTCCTACACAAGTAGAACGAATATTCCAAGAGTCTGTTTATAAGATTCAACAGGCTATATGGAAAGAGACAAGAAATATGGTGCAAAGGCAATTTGCTGCCTGA